Genomic window (Carassius auratus strain Wakin unplaced genomic scaffold, ASM336829v1 scaf_tig00215742, whole genome shotgun sequence):
GAACGCCCAGGCGGTGAGACAGTGGCACTGGAGGAGCAAAGGATCCACGGTGGTCCAGAAGCCCACGCTGAAGAGCTCCCAAGCGGACAAGTATTGCGTAACCAGGCTGAAGGTTTGGCGATACTGGTGGTGGAGCGCGTGGAAGGTGCGGTAGAGCCAGCCGATGCGGTGATGCAGGAGGTGCCACAAGTAGTACTGGAAGTCGAACACCACGGTGCAGCCCACGATTCCCAGTAAGAAGGCGGTGAGCGTGGGCGCCTCGCGGGGCAGCGGCACGGGCGGCCGCCAGAGCCACTGGGCTATGGCAGCGGGGAAGATGTAGAGCAGATGGTTGTACGTGGTGAGAGCCAAAGTGGAGCCGATGTTGGACCAGGTGACAGTGCGGTCCTGCTGGATCTGGAAGCGTTGGATGGAGGGCCAGGTGGGTGCGAGCAGGTCCAGCACTGTGTAGAAGAACACCAGCACCAGGTACATGGACACCGAGAGGATGACGGGAAACAGCGGGGAGCGCAAGGTGCTCTCGTGGTTCTGCTGGAGGTAATCCCACATGGGCTGCAGCACGGAGCGCTCCGACAGAGCCCAGGTTGTGTTGCTGATGTCCAGAATGCCACGCAGACCGCCGGTATTCATGTCCAGCTATGTGTTGTTGATGCAACAGTCAGGCTGCTGTTACTCCTGCAGTGGGGTGAGGATGCTGGCAGCAGCCGGCGGCGACTTTCTCTTGCTTTCTCTTGCTTTTTGTAAAAGATCTGATCTGCGCCAAATGAGGCAGGCCTTTACGCCTCTAAAATGTGTCCAAGCACCACCTCCTGCATCTGtagcatttctctctctctctttctctcaccccCCCACGCTCCTCTTCTCCTGgtatggtgtgtgtgtctgtgtgtggacgCTCTTTTCATCGTTAGTTCGAGGATAAATCCATCTGAAATGTTCATGCGCCACTCATTTCTGACTTAAGAGGTGGGAAGAAAAATGCAGAGATGTCTCGATCCGTGAAGTGTCTATTTGATTTGAATCATCTGCACtccatttagttttaatatatacacatatggaCATTGATTCATTGATACATTGCAGTTCAAACGATGTGAAAAATTTggcaatttgaatttaaatgtaactattaGTTCTGCGGTGGGAATTTATTTATGCAAGAACCGCAATCAAGAGACATGTAGCGTGCATTTGAATGTGCACAGCCACCGATtgtcaataataaattattattattattttttttattttttttcagattttatgcatttagcagtgaGTCACTTTGCTAAACATCTCTTGCACAGCATTTGGGTCCTTGTTTTTgtcaactgaaataaagctgaaataaaataaaacaatattagttgtaaaaatataaaattaatgtaaattacaaatgaaaattatatacttaaaaaaattatttaaaatttaaaaatactatatatatatatatatatatatatatatatatatatatatatatatatatatatatatatatatatatatatatacataaatgtattaaatctatatggaaatatacaaaataaaacacaaaaaaagttataaaaatgaccaaaaaaaaaaaaacataattatcaaaagttaaactaaatttgtaagttttaaaattttgatttttataaaaaaaaaattaatgttattgaaattgaaaattttattcaaaatttgaataaatataataataatacaaacaataataaaataacagtaaaaaattaCTTGAGTCATGAATTTAGATAATCTACTATTTTTATTTGAGCTGACCTGTTCCTTTAACTGCTTTAAGTTGTATTTGTGTAACAGGTGGATATTGAAGCACACTGTATATAGCAACTGACCTCAACATTACAGCATTTcaggattaattaattaattagcatGGCATTAACATAACTTGACATTACACAAcatattcattaatattcatatgtTTGTCTGGCTAGACTTGAGTAAATGCATCTTAAACATCAACCCATCTCTGTATAAGGATGAGTAGGCCTGTGCACCCTAGTTTCTCTCGCttttcctctttctgtctctcattaATCATAGCTTTTCTGTCAGGCCTTCTCAGAGATAAAAAGCCCTTGtttatattttgatgtttttcagaCCAGAAAGTTGCAGTTGGGTGTCCAAGAAGCTGAGAGCAGGACAGGGCAGAGCTGGTCTCTGTGGAGTCATTAATGATCCACTtctcaggcaaaaaaaaaaaaaaatcctccatgATAGagacaacagattttttttttaatttgtattatttgatttcaGTATATATATCTATAACCTAATTGTTAGTGCAGGAAGCATgaataaatcacagaaatacaaacactgaataaaaatgtgaataatttatgAGTCACTCACAGGCTGATTGACAAGAGATGCAGTGTGTTAatgcttaaaggtgaagtgtcattttttttttagcttttaactCACATGATGTAAGCTATTCATATCAGTGCATGGAAATTTTAGTGATTAATTTGCATGGACTGTGTATTACAGCCAGAACATATGAAgtataaaatatact
Coding sequences:
- the LOC113095476 gene encoding cholesterol 25-hydroxylase-like protein 2, which gives rise to MNTGGLRGILDISNTTWALSERSVLQPMWDYLQQNHESTLRSPLFPVILSVSMYLVLVFFYTVLDLLAPTWPSIQRFQIQQDRTVTWSNIGSTLALTTYNHLLYIFPAAIAQWLWRPPVPLPREAPTLTAFLLGIVGCTVVFDFQYYLWHLLHHRIGWLYRTFHALHHQYRQTFSLVTQYLSAWELFSVGFWTTVDPLLLQCHCLTAWAFMLFNIWVSTEDHCGYDFPWAMHRLVPFGLWGGALRHDAHHQQPGTNFAPFFAHWDWLGGTATMPAPVKTKTRKERDEKEA